A region from the Vicia villosa cultivar HV-30 ecotype Madison, WI linkage group LG3, Vvil1.0, whole genome shotgun sequence genome encodes:
- the LOC131655221 gene encoding 17.1 kDa class II heat shock protein-like, protein MDFRLMGLDSPLFNTLHHIMDLTDDSTDKNLNAPTRTYVRDAKAMAATPADVKEYPNSYVFVVDMPGLKSGDIKVQVEDENVLLISGEGKREEEKEGVKYLKMERRVGKFMRKFVLPENANVEAISAICQDGVLTVTVNKLPPPEPKKPKTIEVKIA, encoded by the coding sequence ATGGATTTCAGGCTAATGGGTTTAGACTCTCCCCTCTTCAACACTCTCCACCACATTATGGACCTCACAGACGACTCAACCGACAAGAACTTAAACGCTCCAACAAGAACATATGTTCGTGATGCAAAGGCAATGGCTGCAACTCCCGCGGACGTGAAAGAGTATCCAAATTCATACGTGTTTGTGGTGGACATGCCTGGGTTGAAATCAGGTGACATAAAGGTACAGGTGGAAGATGAGAATGTGCTATTGATAAGTGGTGAGggaaagagagaagaagagaaagaaggtgtTAAATATTTGAAGATGGAAAGAAGGGTTGGTAAGTTTATGAGGAAATTTGTGTTACCTGAGAATGCGAATGTTGAAGCTATCTCTGCTATTTGTCAAGACGGTGTTCTAACAGTTACTGTTAATAAATTGCCTCCACCTGAACCTAAGAAACCCAAGACTATTGAGGTTAAGATTGCTTGA
- the LOC131655223 gene encoding 25S rRNA (cytosine-C(5))-methyltransferase NSUN5-like isoform X3, whose translation MRIRKPHNNKKNVAAAAAAAAGKGENEVKTAKLKGAERSAYFARREAAKILRTVLEGDANRRALASIKTLVYHPSVRNKKATFALICQTLKHLPIINDVLKAASILNTKWKKQQELVYIIVYDILFGQGVPLVGDAEKYLMRHKDPLHLHLKKVLSRKNVTTVKELFALQEVPDVSLPRNVRVNTLKMDVDSALVELQKKYSVQKDDLVPDLLVLPPGTDLHDHPLVKNGSIFLQGKASSMVAPALSPEPGWEVLDACAAPGNKTVHLAALMKRKGRIIACELKKERIKRLNDTIKLSGASNIQVLNEDFLNINPKDPSYSKLKAILLDPSCSGSGTAASRLDHLLPSKAAGDIDTERLNKLAAFQRKALEHAFLSLERIVYSTCSINQIENEDVVKSVLPIAESYGFQLAKPFPEWQCRGLPVFDGAENLVRTDPAKHGEGFFIALFVKKDANLSVRSNKNDNKTLPNSTRIRNVRRKIPMFIHTNMFKMWLHDQLNQRQNLRNRRYFSCQCKNHS comes from the exons ATGCGAATCAGAAAGCCTCATAACAACAAGAAGAATGTCGCCGCCGCTGCCGCTGCCGCCGCCGGCAAAGGAGAAAACGAAGTAAAAACGGCCAAATTGAAAGGCGCAGAGAGGTCCGCGTACTTCGCACGGAGAGAAGCCGCAAAAATACTGAGAACCGTCCTCGAAGGAGACGCTAACCGCCGTGCTCTTGCTTCCATCAAAACCCTCGTTTATCATCCTTCCGTCAGAAACAAGAAAGCCACATTCGCTCTCATCTGTCAAACCCTCAAAC ATCTTCCCATTATCAACGATGTTTTGAAAGCTGCTTCTATTCTCAACACCAAGTGGAAG AAGCAACAAGAGTTGGTTTATATTATTGTCTATGATATCCTTTTCGGTCAG GGAGTTCCACTGGTCGGTGATGCAGAGAAGTACCTCATGCGCCACAAGGACCCTCTACATTTACATCTGAAAAAGGTTTTGTCACGGAAGAATGTGACGACCGTTAAAGAGTTGTTTGCTCTACAAGAGGTTCCTG ATGTTTCTCTACCTCGAAATGTTCGTGTGAATACACTTAAAATGGATGTTGATTCTGCCTTAGTTGAACTTCAGAAAAAATACTCG GTTCAAAAGGATGATTTAGTGCCTGACTTGTTAGTACTCCCTCCAGGAACTGATTTACATGATCATCCTCTTGTCAAGAACGGAAGCATATTTCTGCAA GGTAAGGCGAGTTCAATGGTGGCACCGGCTCTTAGCCCTGAACCAGGATGGGAG GTTCTTGATGCATGCGCGGCACCAGGCAACAAAACTGTCCACCTTGCCGCCCTTATGAAGAGAAAGGGTAGGATTATAGCATGTGAGCTAAAAAAGGAAAGGATTAAGCGCTTGAATGACACCATAAAGCTATCCGGAGCTTCCA ACATACAGGTTCTCAATGAGGATTTCTTGAACATAAATCCCAAGGACCCTTCGTATTCTAAG TTAAAAGCTATTCTTTTAGATCCGTCCTGTTCTGGTTCTGGTACTGCCGCTTCTAGACTAGACCATCTGCTTCCATCTAAAGCAGCAGGTGATATCGACACAGAAAGATTGAACAAGCTTGCAGCTTTTCAGAGAAAAGCTCTTGAGCATGCCTTCCTTT CTTTGGAAAGAATTGTATACAGTACATGTTCAATAAACCAAATTGAGAATGAAGATGTTGTGAAATCTGTTCTGCCTATAGCCGAATCGTACGGGTTCCAACTGGCAAAGCCCTTCCCCGAGTGGCAGTGTCGTGGTCTTCCAGTTTTTGATGGCG CTGAGAACCTTGTTCGAACAGATCCTGCCAAGCACGGAGAGGGTTTCTTCATTGCCTTGTTTGTCAAGAAAGATGCTAACCTTTCAGTGAGgtcaaataaaaatgataataagaCTCTCCCCAATTCTACCAGAATTAGAAACGTGCGAAGGAAGATACCGATGTTCATTCACACTAACATGTTCAAAATGTGGTTACATGATCAATTGAACCAGCGTCAAAATTTGAGGAATAGAAGATATTTTTCCTGTCAGTGTAAAAACCATTCATAA
- the LOC131657747 gene encoding serine/threonine-protein phosphatase 7 long form homolog produces the protein MSNNVFNLQRGILLNETCDVVTDDVWGSAVLSYLYREICKSVDVDVDGMGGCVELLQAWGYTRMPFIAPITPMLPSYPYASRWAAKKKKISGHPRYHLVGYRSRIDHMVHGNFIWRPYINLPPLDNDDHTIWNATTPMICFWIIEWQQSDRVKLQFELHQEIPGKPHCLKEHHDMTMKESWKTPYTQLYWR, from the exons ATGAGCAATAATGTGTTTAACCTTCAACGAGGCATCCTCTTGAATGAGACGTGTGATGTTGTCACTGATGATGTTTGGGGATCAGCTGTGTTATCCTATCTATATAGGGAGATTTGTAAGTCCGTAGACGTGGATGTTGATGGAATGGGAGGGTGTGTTGAACTGCTCCAAGCTTGGGGATATACTCGAATGCCATTTATAGCACCCATCACTCCGATGCTACCATCATATCCGTACGCTTCGAG GTGGGCggcgaaaaagaaaaaaattagtgGTCACCCTCGCTATCATCTTGTTGGGTACCGTAGTAGAATAGATCACATGGTCCATGGAAAT TTTATATGGAGACCATATATCAACTTACCGCCCTTGGACAACGACGACCACACAATTTGGAATGCAACCACGCCGATGATATGCTTCTGGATTATCGAGTGGCAGCAGTCTGATAGGGTCAAGTTGCAATTTGAGCTCCATCAAGAAATACCAGGCAAACCACATTGTCTTAAAGAACACCATGATATGACAATGAAAGAATCATGGAAAACACCATATACTCAATTGTACTGGAGATAG
- the LOC131655222 gene encoding 17.1 kDa class II heat shock protein-like codes for MDFRLMGLDSPLFNTLHHIMDDTTDKNLNAPTQTYVRDARAMAATPVDVKEFPNSYVFVVDMPGLKSGDIKVQVEDENVLLISGERKREEEKEGVKYLKMERRVGKFMRKFVLPENANVEAISAICQDGVLTVTVNKLPPPEPKKPKTIEVKIA; via the coding sequence ATGGATTTCAGGCTAATGGGTTTGGATTCTCCACTCTTCAACACTCTCCACCACATTATGGACGACACAACCGACAAGAATCTAAACGCGCCGACACAAACATATGTTCGCGACGCAAGAGCAATGGCTGCAACTCCCGTTGATGTAAAGGAGTTTCCAAATTCATACGTGTTTGTGGTGGATATGCCTGGGTTGAAATCCGGTGACATAAAGGttcaggttgaagatgagaatgtGCTATTGATAAGTGGTGAGaggaaaagagaagaagagaaagaaggtgtGAAATATTTGAAGATGGAAAGAAGGGTTGGCAAGTTTATGAGGAAATTTGTGTTACCTGAGAATGCTAATGTTGAAGCTATCTCTGCTATCTGTCAAGACGGTGTTCTTACTGTTACTGTTAATAAGTTGCCTCCACCTGAACCTAAAAAACCAAAGACTATTGAGGTTAAGATCGCTTGA
- the LOC131655223 gene encoding 25S rRNA (cytosine-C(5))-methyltransferase NSUN5-like isoform X1 has translation MRIRKPHNNKKNVAAAAAAAAGKGENEVKTAKLKGAERSAYFARREAAKILRTVLEGDANRRALASIKTLVYHPSVRNKKATFALICQTLKHLPIINDVLKAASILNTKWKKQQELVYIIVYDILFGQGVPLVGDAEKYLMRHKDPLHLHLKKVLSRKNVTTVKELFALQEVPDVSLPRNVRVNTLKMDVDSALVELQKKYSVQKDDLVPDLLVLPPGTDLHDHPLVKNGSIFLQGKASSMVAPALSPEPGWEVLDACAAPGNKTVHLAALMKRKGRIIACELKKERIKRLNDTIKLSGASNIQVLNEDFLNINPKDPSYSKVKYISCWSVTPSTRLNCHLFVLCVTVIDLSLQLKAILLDPSCSGSGTAASRLDHLLPSKAAGDIDTERLNKLAAFQRKALEHAFLFPALERIVYSTCSINQIENEDVVKSVLPIAESYGFQLAKPFPEWQCRGLPVFDGAENLVRTDPAKHGEGFFIALFVKKDANLSVRSNKNDNKTLPNSTRIRNVRRKIPMFIHTNMFKMWLHDQLNQRQNLRNRRYFSCQCKNHS, from the exons ATGCGAATCAGAAAGCCTCATAACAACAAGAAGAATGTCGCCGCCGCTGCCGCTGCCGCCGCCGGCAAAGGAGAAAACGAAGTAAAAACGGCCAAATTGAAAGGCGCAGAGAGGTCCGCGTACTTCGCACGGAGAGAAGCCGCAAAAATACTGAGAACCGTCCTCGAAGGAGACGCTAACCGCCGTGCTCTTGCTTCCATCAAAACCCTCGTTTATCATCCTTCCGTCAGAAACAAGAAAGCCACATTCGCTCTCATCTGTCAAACCCTCAAAC ATCTTCCCATTATCAACGATGTTTTGAAAGCTGCTTCTATTCTCAACACCAAGTGGAAG AAGCAACAAGAGTTGGTTTATATTATTGTCTATGATATCCTTTTCGGTCAG GGAGTTCCACTGGTCGGTGATGCAGAGAAGTACCTCATGCGCCACAAGGACCCTCTACATTTACATCTGAAAAAGGTTTTGTCACGGAAGAATGTGACGACCGTTAAAGAGTTGTTTGCTCTACAAGAGGTTCCTG ATGTTTCTCTACCTCGAAATGTTCGTGTGAATACACTTAAAATGGATGTTGATTCTGCCTTAGTTGAACTTCAGAAAAAATACTCG GTTCAAAAGGATGATTTAGTGCCTGACTTGTTAGTACTCCCTCCAGGAACTGATTTACATGATCATCCTCTTGTCAAGAACGGAAGCATATTTCTGCAA GGTAAGGCGAGTTCAATGGTGGCACCGGCTCTTAGCCCTGAACCAGGATGGGAG GTTCTTGATGCATGCGCGGCACCAGGCAACAAAACTGTCCACCTTGCCGCCCTTATGAAGAGAAAGGGTAGGATTATAGCATGTGAGCTAAAAAAGGAAAGGATTAAGCGCTTGAATGACACCATAAAGCTATCCGGAGCTTCCA ACATACAGGTTCTCAATGAGGATTTCTTGAACATAAATCCCAAGGACCCTTCGTATTCTAAGGTAAAGTATATTTCCTGTTGGTCTGTTACTCCGTCTACCAGATTGAACTGTCACTTGTTCGTTTTGTGTGTAACTGTTATAGACTTATCATTGCAGTTAAAAGCTATTCTTTTAGATCCGTCCTGTTCTGGTTCTGGTACTGCCGCTTCTAGACTAGACCATCTGCTTCCATCTAAAGCAGCAGGTGATATCGACACAGAAAGATTGAACAAGCTTGCAGCTTTTCAGAGAAAAGCTCTTGAGCATGCCTTCCTTT TTCCAGCTTTGGAAAGAATTGTATACAGTACATGTTCAATAAACCAAATTGAGAATGAAGATGTTGTGAAATCTGTTCTGCCTATAGCCGAATCGTACGGGTTCCAACTGGCAAAGCCCTTCCCCGAGTGGCAGTGTCGTGGTCTTCCAGTTTTTGATGGCG CTGAGAACCTTGTTCGAACAGATCCTGCCAAGCACGGAGAGGGTTTCTTCATTGCCTTGTTTGTCAAGAAAGATGCTAACCTTTCAGTGAGgtcaaataaaaatgataataagaCTCTCCCCAATTCTACCAGAATTAGAAACGTGCGAAGGAAGATACCGATGTTCATTCACACTAACATGTTCAAAATGTGGTTACATGATCAATTGAACCAGCGTCAAAATTTGAGGAATAGAAGATATTTTTCCTGTCAGTGTAAAAACCATTCATAA
- the LOC131655223 gene encoding 25S rRNA (cytosine-C(5))-methyltransferase NSUN5-like isoform X2: protein MRIRKPHNNKKNVAAAAAAAAGKGENEVKTAKLKGAERSAYFARREAAKILRTVLEGDANRRALASIKTLVYHPSVRNKKATFALICQTLKHLPIINDVLKAASILNTKWKKQQELVYIIVYDILFGQGVPLVGDAEKYLMRHKDPLHLHLKKVLSRKNVTTVKELFALQEVPDVSLPRNVRVNTLKMDVDSALVELQKKYSVQKDDLVPDLLVLPPGTDLHDHPLVKNGSIFLQGKASSMVAPALSPEPGWEVLDACAAPGNKTVHLAALMKRKGRIIACELKKERIKRLNDTIKLSGASNIQVLNEDFLNINPKDPSYSKLKAILLDPSCSGSGTAASRLDHLLPSKAAGDIDTERLNKLAAFQRKALEHAFLFPALERIVYSTCSINQIENEDVVKSVLPIAESYGFQLAKPFPEWQCRGLPVFDGAENLVRTDPAKHGEGFFIALFVKKDANLSVRSNKNDNKTLPNSTRIRNVRRKIPMFIHTNMFKMWLHDQLNQRQNLRNRRYFSCQCKNHS from the exons ATGCGAATCAGAAAGCCTCATAACAACAAGAAGAATGTCGCCGCCGCTGCCGCTGCCGCCGCCGGCAAAGGAGAAAACGAAGTAAAAACGGCCAAATTGAAAGGCGCAGAGAGGTCCGCGTACTTCGCACGGAGAGAAGCCGCAAAAATACTGAGAACCGTCCTCGAAGGAGACGCTAACCGCCGTGCTCTTGCTTCCATCAAAACCCTCGTTTATCATCCTTCCGTCAGAAACAAGAAAGCCACATTCGCTCTCATCTGTCAAACCCTCAAAC ATCTTCCCATTATCAACGATGTTTTGAAAGCTGCTTCTATTCTCAACACCAAGTGGAAG AAGCAACAAGAGTTGGTTTATATTATTGTCTATGATATCCTTTTCGGTCAG GGAGTTCCACTGGTCGGTGATGCAGAGAAGTACCTCATGCGCCACAAGGACCCTCTACATTTACATCTGAAAAAGGTTTTGTCACGGAAGAATGTGACGACCGTTAAAGAGTTGTTTGCTCTACAAGAGGTTCCTG ATGTTTCTCTACCTCGAAATGTTCGTGTGAATACACTTAAAATGGATGTTGATTCTGCCTTAGTTGAACTTCAGAAAAAATACTCG GTTCAAAAGGATGATTTAGTGCCTGACTTGTTAGTACTCCCTCCAGGAACTGATTTACATGATCATCCTCTTGTCAAGAACGGAAGCATATTTCTGCAA GGTAAGGCGAGTTCAATGGTGGCACCGGCTCTTAGCCCTGAACCAGGATGGGAG GTTCTTGATGCATGCGCGGCACCAGGCAACAAAACTGTCCACCTTGCCGCCCTTATGAAGAGAAAGGGTAGGATTATAGCATGTGAGCTAAAAAAGGAAAGGATTAAGCGCTTGAATGACACCATAAAGCTATCCGGAGCTTCCA ACATACAGGTTCTCAATGAGGATTTCTTGAACATAAATCCCAAGGACCCTTCGTATTCTAAG TTAAAAGCTATTCTTTTAGATCCGTCCTGTTCTGGTTCTGGTACTGCCGCTTCTAGACTAGACCATCTGCTTCCATCTAAAGCAGCAGGTGATATCGACACAGAAAGATTGAACAAGCTTGCAGCTTTTCAGAGAAAAGCTCTTGAGCATGCCTTCCTTT TTCCAGCTTTGGAAAGAATTGTATACAGTACATGTTCAATAAACCAAATTGAGAATGAAGATGTTGTGAAATCTGTTCTGCCTATAGCCGAATCGTACGGGTTCCAACTGGCAAAGCCCTTCCCCGAGTGGCAGTGTCGTGGTCTTCCAGTTTTTGATGGCG CTGAGAACCTTGTTCGAACAGATCCTGCCAAGCACGGAGAGGGTTTCTTCATTGCCTTGTTTGTCAAGAAAGATGCTAACCTTTCAGTGAGgtcaaataaaaatgataataagaCTCTCCCCAATTCTACCAGAATTAGAAACGTGCGAAGGAAGATACCGATGTTCATTCACACTAACATGTTCAAAATGTGGTTACATGATCAATTGAACCAGCGTCAAAATTTGAGGAATAGAAGATATTTTTCCTGTCAGTGTAAAAACCATTCATAA